From a region of the Lactuca sativa cultivar Salinas chromosome 4, Lsat_Salinas_v11, whole genome shotgun sequence genome:
- the LOC111906391 gene encoding uncharacterized protein LOC111906391 translates to MEILKSFDSDDDVEFVDTFFNVVQHVHAEESSNAARTRAVVNRDRQAAHDLLVRDYFADNCLYNDDSFERRFRLNKAIFLRISNALESRYDFFKQKPDARGRMGFSSIQKCAAALRYLGYGIAFDASDEYLKVSERTAVECVDWFSACVYEVFHEEYLRKPTQRDIERLYSAHEERHGFPEAVASQDLWIWHAFFGVAGSNNDLNVLGQSPFFNDIWTGKAPDMTFTVNGHAYKYGYYLGDGIYPNYSTLMKAYSVPRSEKAKFFTKKQESVRKDIESAFGVLKQTCHVVKYVT, encoded by the exons AtggaaattttaaaaagttttgacTCGGATGACGACGTAGAATTCGTCGATACATTCTTCAATGTTGTGCAACACGTTCACGCCGAAGAAAGTTCGAATGCAGCGCGTACAAGGGCGGTCGTCAATCGTGATCGCCAAGCCGCACATGACTTATTGGTACGTGATTACTTTGCCGATAATTGTCTTTATAATGACGACTCGTTCGAACGTCGTTTTCGTCTGAATAAGGCTATATTTTTACGTATTAGTAATGCTTTAGAATCTCGTTatgattttttcaaacaaaaacccgACGCTAGAGGAAGAATGGGTTTTAGTAGTATACAAAAATGTGCAGCTGCTCTTAGGTATTTGGGATACGGTATAGCATTTGATGCATCTGACGAATACTTGAAAGTATCCGAGAGGACCGCGGTTGAATGTGTAGATTGGTTTTCTGCATGTGTTTATGAGGTTTTTCACGAAGAATATTTGCGTAAACCTACTCAACGTGATATTGAGAGATTATATTCGGCTCATGAAGAGAGGCATGGATTTCCTG AAGCTGTTGCATCTCAAGATTTGTGGATATGGCATGCCTTTTTTGGAGTAGCGGGGTCTAACAACGACCTTAATGTTCTTGGTCAGTCTCCATTTTTCAACGATATTTGGACCGGCAAAGCACCTGATATGACGTTCACGGTAAACGGGCACGCGTACAAATATGGTTACTACCTTGGTGATGGGATATACCCGAATTATTCTACATTGATGAAGGCATACTCAGTTCCTCGAAGTGAAAAAGCaaaattttttacaaaaaaacagGAATCAGTGAGAAAGGATATCGAGAGTGCATTTGGAGTCCTTAAGCAAACATGCCATGTAGTGAAATATGTTACATGA